The Acropora muricata isolate sample 2 chromosome 4, ASM3666990v1, whole genome shotgun sequence genome contains the following window.
ATGGTGAATTCAGACCAAAATCTAAAtctgtttttgtgttttcattaaCTCATTTTCTATTGATTCTCTCTGAACTTTCAGTGTTCAATGTGCCCAGTACTAGTAATCCAAAGTCATGAATCAGAAACAAATATTGCTTCTAGAGCAGTAATCAGTGCAAGATTGGGTTTCACATCTAAATCAAGTAAATGTACTGTTTTATTGTTCTCTTGTAACATACAAGAGTTTCTACTAAATTTGAAAGACAAAATTAAGTGAGAGATTATCTTTGTACAGCATAGGCTTCAATTTATTTTCTTACTGTCATATTATAAAATTTGAGACACTGAAATTTGTGTGTAATGTTATTCTGAACTATCAAGAAGGTAAGTTATGAATAAATGGAATAGACATCTCTTTTTCTTCGCATTTCATTAGGTGTTCATTTGTCTTAATCTGTGAAGTGTCAAATCATGGTAATTTTCATCGTTTGGCCTGCTTGCTCTACAAACCTCCTCCTTCCCCACCCCTCACAAGAACCTTGGTCATATCAATCAATTCGCATTAAATTAAACGTTTGAGTGGGTTTTACGAAtgctgacatttttgtttatgGGCGTGTTTTGCAGAACCCAATTTTTGAGCCAGACATGACTTGACGTGCTCCGAACGCAATGTGAATTATTTTTTGCGATTCTCAGAAAGTAAAGTGGATCTACAGTTCCTTTTATCATTTGAGTATGTGCAATCAGACTAAGGGCAAGGCTTACTTGTGTAGCATTTCATATGGATAGCGTTCCTGCATTGGGTCAAATTTTGTAGAAAATGTGCGGGTTTTTTCAGTATGAAGTCCTCAGTCTTGTTGTTAAATAAGAAAAACGTGAAAGGTGGAACCCACAAAAACATAGTGCCACATAGAAACATTAAAAAGATCCACCTTGTCAGCTTCTGAAGTAGACATTTTGCTCTACTTATGAACCTCGTTTTCCATTGCTTGAAAGAGGAGCGACTTGGTTCAAAACCACCGTGTTGCTTGTCTAATAAACCTGTCCAATAAAACCCTCATGGTTCCGTCATCCTGCAGGTTTTGTGGTTGCTTTTAGAAAAGGTAAAATtttataattgaaggggtgttgAAAATCAAagactattaaaaaaaattacataaacGTTTCGTGCCTTGGAGGCTTAGGATTTGCTGTAGGGCGTATAATTTACGAAacattgaattcaagaaagCTCTCAGCGGTGGAAGAACCGTGAATGAGATTCCCTGACCGAAAATGGGACTCTGACCCCTGTAACTGCTGGGTTAATCTGCCAACGAGCCGTTTCCTTTTGGCCAGttttataaattatttgttttttagaaaacaacttggatactacgcacgttctgattggtcaaaacccGAGAGGTTGTGCCGGTGAATTCAGAAAATTGCAGCTACTTCCAATTGTTTTATAGATTTTATATTTTCACGTGACACCACGACGGCCATGTTAGTGTCTTCCATTGATCCTGCGGAAATTGAACGCTATTTTTTAATGCTagcgttttattttattttggttgAATAACGTGCTCATtaattgatcacgtgagtgaaaactcTTCATAGACCGCATTTTCGAAAAGCTTGTACAGTATTATATTTCTTTCGCCTCCAGTTTGAGATTTGCATGTTTTTCTCGTACGGGTGTCCTCTCACTGAAACATCCCACGTTGGTTTATTTCGCATAAAAAATGCAGTCGATACATTAAAGACCGAGAGGTGCTTTTTTCCTGTAACAATTGAACGACTAATCATTTTAAGTTGAAAAGCAATATTTGCTTATTGTTTTTATTCCTGATAAATCACTGAAGTACAAATATCTTGCAGTGCAAATCGAAAACGAGGAAACCTTCTTTTAAAACCCAGCAGGCCTGATTTTCATTTCAGCTTTCTTTGCGGAATAGTAGTATCCTTTCCAGTGATACCAATTGACGCCATCTGCGTATGAAGAGTGCTTTCCGCGGTGGTAAATGCCGTTCAGGTTTGAGTAGTGACAACTTTTGTACCACCAAGCACCTCTAACACGTACTGCACAATGTTCTGATGACGACGAGTCATTATCGCTGTCCTTGGTCGAAAAAGGTGAACCACGATGATATGACAAAGAGTCCCCAGCAGTTCCTGTAAACAAAAGGTATGACAAATATCTCACATTATCATCACTTTGATATGCTTCATGAGgaacaattttcttttcactgtGGAAGCTCCACCCGCATGCAAAAAGTAATATTGGCTTTAGCCAATCGTCTTAATACAGGTTTTCAGCAAGAAGTGGAAAAGCACATAATAGTGAACGAAATTACATTAAAATCATTGAAGAgcacattcatttgaaaaagtGAAATGAAGTGTCCGGCCACAATTTCAACACTGGTTCACATATGTAACTGATATAAGTAATATCTTACTTCTAACCACACGAATGTAGAGAAGAAAATCTTtgcctccccccccccaaagaaaaaaaacttaatgtAAAGGATCTTTCATTCTGGCAACATCATCAACTTCATTTGACAAAACATTTAGGTTTCGTTGGGTGCATTAGGATTTTAGTGCGAGTTTCCCTCGTTACCGTAGGACAAAAATTCTGGCAAGTAACCATTGCAGTGAGTAAATACAGGAGCCGATGATAAACATCATAAATATGTACTAGAGTATATGATTAATTACCCGAGTATTTTCCAAGGCTCAGCTTGTATTTGGCTCTCTCGTTAGCCACTGCAAACATCTCATAAGCAGCATAAGCAGTTTTGCCTTTGGTGTCCTCCAGATCTACTCGAAGCGTGTTCTTCAGTTTGGTGAGGCGGTAGATTTTGTCCAGTCCAAGCCAATACTCACCATTCAGGTTGCCAAAACCTCTTTTGTAGTCACTCCAGCCTCGGTAAAAATTAACTGAGCCATCCAGTCTCTTTTGGAATACCGTCCACCCACCACCAGCTGTCTTCTGGTCACAAAACACATCAAAGGGTCCTAAACCATCAGGGTCGATTGTGTAAACACCACTGATTCTTTTACCAGACTTGTACAACTCAGCACAGTTTCTCTTAGGGGCTGTTGAAAGAATATAGAAAGAATCAGTTCTGCGGTGCCCATCGTAATTCCAAATGCCTCTTCAGTATATGAGCGTCGTATACTgactaattttatttttttaacgcTAAATtcagacggattccgttcaaagttcgaggaATACgttcaaaaattatttattaaaaatctactcacagcacggtattttcttgaatgctatttaaaacatctcattgtaattcagttctctaagtgaccccgcgatgaaatccccaaggattctcgagaaatttaatgtcaaactttgtaagaatgctaaaagcgagtgttattgtgttttcaactaacgcgaaacgtcctttttaaatgaaatatggataacttcaagttcaattttctctcgcggggtcagcttgagagcttgaatctcgataggatcttcttaccattattcaaaatattaccatgctaacaggtttttttggtaacttacgTTTTCCTACTATTGCTCGAATGCTAttcggaaatcatcttaaactaAAGCGTTGTGGATCAGGCGACTTATTTACTAGCGGTCACGAAAAATTTTTGCAACCTTTTTTTCACTTCTAAACCACAGTCTGCACTCGCTTCTCAATTTCCCTTCCTACCTTTCCCAgtttttcgttttgcttttgtCTTTCCTCGCAAACGTTAAGAGCGCGAAGTCTAAGGTTACCTGGTTGTAATCGCGGTGTGTCCTAAACTGACAAGGGCTACAAAAAAAAAGCCCCATGCATCATTGGCTAATGTTTTGCAAGTTTTCGTTACCTTTATCAAAGTTAGGAGTTCCTTTCAGTGTCTTGATATCACGTTCTATTTGCAAAAGTTGCTTCTTCAGTTTCATTAGCAATGCTTCTATCCTTTTTGTCGGTCCAGCGTAAAAGTAGAAGTTGTTGCTACCCCAAGTCATTGGGGCAACTTTAGAAATGTTTCCTCTCGGCTTGTTAGCAGTAGTTTGATTAACTAGCGGTAACGCTACGAGCGCTAggccaaaataaaaataagctGCAAAATGAAACATCTCGAAAATTCTGGACGTTTGATCAGCAGCCGAAACTTTAGAATGATGAAAAGCGATCAAAGCAAAGATTTTTGTGTCGTATGTtggttagtctccttcgcagccgtcttttggatgtcacgcaacgctccccccaaaGAAACGGCTGCTTAAACCCgcaccacattcctttccctttgtttcgAGAACATGAGGTAATCTCAGAATTCACCAATCACGCGTCGTTTTTTGTTATAGAAAGAACCAATCACGTAACAGTAATTTATAATTGCGTCAATTTACCCGCGTGAATTCGGAATAGAAGTTGCCAGACATCGCAGAGAATACCTATGGATGAAACTcccaaaaaaataatcgaaaGCAGTTTTAAGTGCTTCATTTGTTCATCAGCTTCTCTcaagaataac
Protein-coding sequences here:
- the LOC136914976 gene encoding microfibril-associated glycoprotein 4-like; this encodes MFHFAAYFYFGLALVALPLVNQTTANKPRGNISKVAPMTWGSNNFYFYAGPTKRIEALLMKLKKQLLQIERDIKTLKGTPNFDKAPKRNCAELYKSGKRISGVYTIDPDGLGPFDVFCDQKTAGGGWTVFQKRLDGSVNFYRGWSDYKRGFGNLNGEYWLGLDKIYRLTKLKNTLRVDLEDTKGKTAYAAYEMFAVANERAKYKLSLGKYSGTAGDSLSYHRGSPFSTKDSDNDSSSSEHCAVRVRGAWWYKSCHYSNLNGIYHRGKHSSYADGVNWYHWKGYYYSAKKAEMKIRPAGF